One stretch of Cohnella algarum DNA includes these proteins:
- a CDS encoding DUF5348 domain-containing protein, with translation MTNMNEIRFHGDTERWNVYDGEELLCSLRCGDAVMIQVGKHFLPSNLELDTDWYVKFGKGLSIILCKLFYRHLSEGEISLLKVSAGRSGPERRRRAAGASVPSFEHDRSICG, from the coding sequence ATGACAAATATGAATGAGATACGATTTCATGGAGATACCGAGCGTTGGAACGTGTACGATGGAGAAGAGTTGCTTTGCTCGCTACGTTGTGGTGATGCCGTGATGATTCAAGTAGGAAAGCACTTCTTGCCATCCAACCTTGAGCTCGATACGGACTGGTACGTGAAGTTTGGAAAGGGTCTGTCAATAATTTTGTGTAAACTCTTTTATAGGCATCTCTCCGAAGGGGAGATTAGCCTCCTCAAGGTAAGTGCTGGCCGATCCGGTCCGGAAAGAAGACGGAGAGCTGCAGGAGCATCTGTCCCCAGTTTTGAACACGACCGGTCCATTTGCGG
- a CDS encoding ExeA family protein, which yields MIRGFFGWERVPFTREIETRHLHRSKRFEECVARMQYMVMTRSIGCVTGEIGCGKSTAVRYLKDQLDPNKYRFIYLSDANLKPRDFYRELLHHFGLPPKFLRSEAKRQFQHLVWDLYENQQKVAIIVVDEAHLLSGDMLQEIRFLTNFRMDSISPLALLLIGQPELQATLQLRIFKPITQRMNVRFHLEGLSLEECRDYISHQLEVAGSTGPVFTTEAMDAIYAHARGYAER from the coding sequence ATGATTCGTGGTTTCTTCGGGTGGGAGCGCGTTCCGTTCACCCGGGAGATTGAAACACGGCATCTGCACCGCTCCAAGCGATTCGAAGAATGTGTAGCACGGATGCAGTATATGGTGATGACTCGCTCGATTGGCTGCGTCACCGGTGAAATTGGCTGCGGCAAGTCGACAGCCGTTCGCTACTTGAAAGACCAACTGGATCCGAACAAGTACCGGTTTATCTATCTGTCGGATGCGAATCTGAAACCAAGGGACTTTTACCGTGAACTCCTCCACCACTTCGGCTTGCCGCCCAAGTTTCTGCGCAGCGAAGCCAAACGGCAATTCCAGCACCTCGTATGGGATTTGTACGAGAACCAGCAGAAGGTCGCCATTATTGTCGTGGATGAAGCGCACCTGCTTTCAGGAGACATGCTGCAAGAAATACGCTTTTTGACGAATTTTCGTATGGACTCGATTTCGCCGCTTGCCCTGCTGCTCATTGGACAGCCGGAACTACAGGCCACGTTGCAACTGAGAATCTTCAAGCCGATTACACAGCGGATGAACGTGCGTTTTCATTTGGAAGGCTTGTCGCTCGAGGAGTGCCGCGATTACATCTCCCACCAATTGGAGGTTGCCGGAAGTACAGGGCCGGTGTTTACGACAGAAGCGATGGACGCCATATACGCGCATGCTCGGGGATATGCCGAGAGATAA
- a CDS encoding DDE-type integrase/transposase/recombinase produces the protein MDEQARQQEANFRYGLIASLVSRKLDPGEQMALMREIVSHEYETSSGQRRRISLRTLERYLKAYREGGWEALLPSVRADKLTTREIPEDVLAKAIALKQEQPGRSVRQIIAILELAAFVAPGTLKESTLSKQLRRRGVTRKALLNTGWSHFRRFEATHRNSMWQGDVQHTLYLPHPDKPGKKVMAYLVIFIDDYSRFVVHGQFYFEERVARLEDCLKKAILKNGVPEMIYVDNGAIYSSHHFERICGRLGAELKHTRPGRPMGRGKQEKFFRFVDQSFVPEAYDLIEQGKIQTLNDLNRFFSAWLEIAYHQKVHNSFKQRPVDRYQKDDHPIRMLPPHELIEVFLLEESRKVDKTGCISLLGTIFEVQTELAGSKIQVRFDPHDLSVIQVWKDGQRYEDAKPMKLRDPKNRPKQDEPKAVMQPPKTGLNYVELLVEEQKRQTREAQGAALSRAMKEVNRS, from the coding sequence ATGGATGAGCAAGCAAGGCAGCAAGAAGCCAACTTCCGTTATGGCTTAATTGCATCACTGGTTAGCCGCAAATTGGATCCCGGAGAACAGATGGCGTTGATGCGCGAAATTGTAAGCCATGAGTATGAAACGTCGTCGGGACAGCGAAGGAGAATTAGTCTACGAACGCTTGAGCGATATTTAAAAGCGTATCGCGAAGGCGGATGGGAGGCGCTGTTGCCCTCCGTCCGAGCAGACAAACTCACGACCAGGGAAATCCCCGAGGATGTGCTTGCCAAAGCGATTGCCTTAAAGCAGGAGCAACCCGGCCGAAGCGTCAGGCAGATTATTGCGATTCTGGAACTGGCGGCATTCGTGGCCCCCGGCACCCTGAAAGAAAGCACGCTTAGCAAGCAGCTTCGCCGCCGCGGCGTCACGCGCAAAGCGTTACTGAATACGGGGTGGAGCCACTTTCGCCGGTTTGAAGCCACGCACCGAAATAGCATGTGGCAAGGCGATGTGCAGCATACCCTTTACCTTCCGCATCCGGACAAGCCCGGCAAGAAGGTCATGGCCTATCTGGTTATTTTCATTGACGATTACTCTCGCTTCGTTGTGCATGGCCAGTTCTATTTCGAGGAACGTGTGGCCCGGCTGGAGGATTGCCTGAAGAAGGCGATTTTAAAGAACGGAGTGCCGGAAATGATCTATGTCGATAACGGCGCCATCTATTCTTCACACCATTTTGAGCGGATTTGCGGGCGACTGGGGGCAGAGCTTAAGCATACTCGCCCCGGACGTCCTATGGGACGCGGGAAGCAAGAAAAGTTCTTCCGATTTGTCGACCAGAGCTTTGTGCCGGAGGCATACGACCTGATTGAACAAGGGAAGATCCAGACGCTTAACGATTTGAATCGATTCTTCTCGGCGTGGCTTGAGATTGCTTACCACCAGAAAGTCCACAACAGCTTTAAGCAGCGCCCAGTCGACCGATACCAAAAAGACGACCACCCGATTCGCATGTTGCCGCCGCATGAACTCATAGAAGTATTCTTGCTGGAGGAATCCCGCAAAGTGGACAAAACGGGATGCATCTCGCTGCTGGGCACGATATTCGAGGTCCAGACAGAGCTTGCCGGCTCGAAGATTCAGGTGCGATTCGATCCGCACGACCTGTCCGTCATCCAGGTGTGGAAGGACGGCCAGCGCTATGAAGACGCGAAGCCAATGAAGCTCCGCGATCCGAAAAACCGGCCGAAGCAGGATGAACCGAAGGCCGTCATGCAACCGCCGAAGACGGGCCTCAACTATGTGGAATTATTGGTGGAAGAACAGAAACGGCAGACCCGCGAAGCGCAAGGCGCTGCGCTTTCGCGAGCGATGAAAGAGGTGAATCGCTCATGA
- a CDS encoding DUF6431 domain-containing protein → MSKILYFGLSCKAYLRTFGNQSPDVQLCCENCGRLLHKHGRYWRGIVTKHEVIQIPIYRRYCPTCRITISLLPEFLIPWARYATWVREAALKRKHKGFSWRQTTESTTTPAVRYSRRTLKRWWARHLRRAADAALWVAGKLVAQGDDTDMLHLYPTMMNPTPMDTLDWLDKLLPRFIPAGASRRGYWTFLNARLPVASRL, encoded by the coding sequence ATGTCAAAAATACTTTATTTCGGCCTTTCTTGCAAGGCTTATTTACGCACATTCGGAAATCAATCTCCTGACGTCCAGCTCTGCTGTGAAAACTGCGGTCGGCTTCTCCATAAACACGGTCGTTATTGGCGAGGAATTGTGACGAAGCATGAGGTCATCCAGATCCCGATCTACCGTCGATATTGTCCTACCTGTAGAATAACAATCTCCCTCCTGCCGGAGTTCCTGATTCCATGGGCCCGGTATGCGACTTGGGTGCGAGAAGCGGCATTAAAGCGCAAGCACAAGGGATTCTCTTGGCGGCAGACGACAGAAAGCACAACAACTCCTGCCGTGCGTTATAGCCGCCGTACGTTGAAACGCTGGTGGGCAAGACATCTGCGCCGCGCAGCGGATGCAGCACTATGGGTTGCTGGGAAACTCGTAGCCCAGGGGGACGACACGGATATGCTCCACCTTTACCCCACCATGATGAACCCAACGCCAATGGATACATTGGATTGGCTGGACAAACTGTTACCCCGATTCATCCCCGCTGGCGCATCCAGACGGGGCTATTGGACGTTTCTAAATGCGAGGTTACCTGTAGCATCACGCTTATAA
- a CDS encoding IS256 family transposase translates to MGLWTKEQLRSFIKENNLVTAQDAQNALKDLFAETLQEMLEAEMDTHLGYSKHDVQNKQTKNSRNGKSKKIVTSEYGDQEIAVPRDRLGEFEPLVVKKHQSNVTGIEDQIVALYAKGVSTREIQDHLQNLYGLEVSPTFISNVTNKIIPLIKEWQNRPLQGVYAVVFLDAIHFKVKQDGAIVNKAAYMVIGIDMDGNKDVLGMWIGENESAKFWLSVLNDLKNRGVQDILITCVDNLTGFSQAISACYPKTEIQKCIIHQIRNSTRYVSYKDLKKVTADLKPIYKAATEEMALLELDRFEETWGAKYPLIVRSWRSNWDELATFFKYPPELRKLIYTTNMIESYHRQLRKVTKGKSIFPSDEALLKMLYLVTMDVTRKWTGRVQNWGQMLLQLSVFFPDRIGQHLP, encoded by the coding sequence ATGGGATTATGGACGAAAGAGCAGCTGCGGAGTTTCATCAAGGAGAATAATCTGGTCACCGCACAGGATGCGCAGAATGCGCTAAAGGACCTGTTTGCCGAAACGCTGCAAGAAATGCTAGAGGCCGAAATGGATACGCACCTGGGCTATAGCAAGCATGACGTGCAGAACAAGCAGACGAAGAACAGTCGCAACGGTAAGAGCAAGAAAATCGTCACTAGCGAGTACGGCGACCAGGAGATTGCCGTGCCACGGGATCGCCTGGGCGAGTTCGAGCCGCTCGTGGTGAAGAAGCATCAGTCCAACGTGACGGGGATCGAGGATCAGATCGTCGCCCTGTACGCCAAAGGCGTCAGCACGCGGGAGATCCAGGACCATCTGCAGAATCTCTATGGTTTGGAGGTCTCGCCAACCTTTATTTCCAATGTCACGAATAAGATCATTCCGCTCATCAAAGAGTGGCAGAATCGGCCGTTGCAGGGCGTATACGCGGTCGTCTTCCTGGACGCCATCCACTTCAAGGTGAAGCAAGACGGGGCGATCGTGAACAAAGCTGCCTACATGGTCATTGGGATCGACATGGACGGCAACAAGGACGTGCTGGGCATGTGGATCGGCGAGAACGAGTCCGCGAAGTTCTGGCTGAGCGTCTTGAACGATCTTAAGAATCGCGGCGTTCAGGACATCCTTATCACCTGTGTCGACAACCTCACGGGCTTCTCCCAGGCGATCTCTGCCTGTTATCCGAAGACGGAGATTCAGAAGTGCATCATCCACCAGATCCGCAACTCCACGCGCTACGTCTCCTACAAGGATCTGAAGAAGGTGACGGCCGATCTGAAGCCCATCTACAAGGCTGCTACGGAGGAAATGGCTCTGCTGGAACTCGACCGCTTTGAGGAGACGTGGGGCGCCAAGTATCCCCTTATTGTCCGCTCATGGCGCAGCAATTGGGACGAACTCGCCACCTTCTTCAAGTATCCGCCTGAGCTTCGTAAGCTCATCTACACGACGAACATGATTGAGAGCTATCATCGCCAATTGCGAAAAGTCACCAAAGGGAAAAGCATCTTCCCAAGCGACGAGGCGCTACTGAAAATGCTGTACTTAGTCACGATGGACGTCACCCGCAAATGGACCGGTCGTGTTCAAAACTGGGGACAGATGCTCCTGCAGCTCTCCGTCTTCTTTCCGGACCGGATCGGCCAGCACTTACCTTGA
- a CDS encoding serine/threonine protein kinase, producing the protein MSTVLEDVARAICDELNLDFIGGSGEGTFKETYHVINQHGFNIALKVFKSGKISERTKREIDAMLVCNHPNIGKLIQVTKYEYKGQNYLYLLEEFLLGGTLTEKLKLRTMNISEFYLIGNSLIDALSHISSHGLVHRDIKPDNIMFREDGLTPVIVDFGLVRDLNSESLTQTWLMQGPGSPYFSSPEQLNNQKELIDWRSDQFSLGITFSLSLLGMHPYGFIGDDPGDVVNRIIRRSNFSTEFEHFCRECKLDVLFKMVSPWPIGRYRTPKQLKDAWNLYKV; encoded by the coding sequence ATGTCGACTGTTCTGGAGGATGTCGCTCGGGCTATATGTGATGAGTTAAATTTAGATTTTATTGGTGGCAGCGGGGAGGGAACATTTAAGGAGACATACCATGTCATTAATCAGCATGGATTTAACATTGCTTTAAAGGTTTTCAAATCTGGTAAAATAAGCGAGAGAACGAAACGAGAAATAGATGCAATGCTTGTTTGTAATCATCCCAACATAGGGAAGCTTATTCAGGTTACTAAATACGAGTACAAAGGTCAGAATTATTTATATTTACTTGAAGAGTTTCTGCTAGGCGGCACATTGACAGAAAAATTAAAGCTCAGAACCATGAATATTAGCGAGTTCTATCTTATAGGTAATTCATTAATCGACGCACTTTCTCATATTTCGTCTCATGGCTTAGTACATAGGGACATAAAACCTGATAATATTATGTTCAGGGAAGATGGTTTAACCCCCGTCATTGTTGATTTTGGTTTAGTCAGGGATTTGAACAGCGAGTCATTAACTCAAACTTGGCTGATGCAAGGTCCAGGTTCACCATATTTTTCATCTCCAGAACAACTTAACAATCAAAAAGAACTAATTGACTGGAGGTCCGATCAATTTTCCCTAGGCATTACTTTTTCGTTATCTTTGTTAGGTATGCATCCTTACGGTTTTATCGGAGATGATCCAGGTGATGTTGTTAATAGAATAATAAGACGTAGCAATTTTAGTACAGAATTTGAACACTTTTGCCGAGAATGTAAGCTAGACGTATTATTCAAAATGGTCTCCCCTTGGCCGATTGGTAGATATAGAACACCGAAACAACTGAAGGATGCTTGGAACTTATACAAAGTATAG
- the rlmH gene encoding 23S rRNA (pseudouridine(1915)-N(3))-methyltransferase RlmH, with amino-acid sequence MHIQIVSVGKLKEKYLVQGIAEYVKRLGPYARITLTEVPDEKAPEILSPAEERQVKDKEGERILLQLKDDAHVIALAIGGELWSSEDLASHLDKLATYGSSHVAFVIGGSLGLSDAVLKRADKKLSFGRLTYPHQLMRLILVEQVYRAFRINRGEPYHK; translated from the coding sequence TTGCATATCCAGATCGTCTCCGTCGGCAAGCTGAAGGAAAAATACCTCGTCCAGGGCATCGCCGAATACGTCAAGCGCCTCGGCCCCTACGCCCGCATCACCCTAACCGAAGTCCCCGACGAAAAAGCCCCCGAAATCCTCAGCCCCGCCGAAGAACGCCAGGTCAAGGACAAAGAGGGCGAGCGCATCCTTTTGCAATTGAAGGACGACGCGCACGTCATCGCCCTCGCCATCGGCGGCGAGCTCTGGTCGTCCGAAGACCTCGCTTCCCATCTCGACAAACTCGCCACCTACGGCTCCAGCCACGTCGCCTTCGTCATCGGCGGCTCCCTCGGCCTGTCCGACGCCGTCTTAAAGCGCGCCGACAAGAAGCTTTCCTTCGGCCGTCTCACCTACCCGCACCAACTGATGAGGCTGATCCTGGTGGAGCAGGTGTATCGGGCGTTTCGGATTAATCGGGGGGAACCGTATCATAAATAA
- a CDS encoding DNA topoisomerase 3: MKTLVIAEKPDMGRNIASVIEPKAKNMRSYLEGERYIITWAIGHLIGLAEPDRYDDKYKKWNFGDLPIIPEQFKLLPNPKTKDQLAVIRELASRCDSLVNACDAGREGQHIFSLIRRHLGLRQPVRRLWISDLTAETIRRGFEELKDEAEYANLTEAARARSEADWLIGMNGSRAFTTKHNELLSVGRVQTPVLALIYDRQKQIEAFDSMKFYEVAGLFEQGATSYRGLWQGDRILDPAKAEAIAAKAKGKTGAVESYEVKDTKEYPFKLYDLTLLQRDANGKFGFSAKKTLDVAQALYEKHKVISYPRTNSNYVNEENIPEMHRILDSLRGADDYRDFVAGADKRFVHKGNRGVCNPAKVEDHHAIMPTMKRAGALSPDERKVYDLIVRRFLSHFYPAAEYKVHTVMTLVEQERFKTTIKQLLSLGWKALLPDGGAGKDGGRSGKKARGGGGASAGASGSGDKEQEEPLEETDAPFELDASQPVLCADAEAKEKETQPPKHYTEGTLLKAMESAGKQIEDDELRDAMKDSGLGTPATRAATIERLKQVGYIDMQGKKIVITPKGRTAVELIRGAGVELLTSPEMTGQWEKRLNEIARGQASAETFMNNVKRFTVQIVDKVRVQPPAVRTAFGRGEAGGVGGGSAPAGGKSRRAAGKAAGAAAPARTRRRSAVATAAAPAPSAAPAAPAVIGACPRPGCGGQIFMGRKGYGCSHYKTGCSFVIWKMSFGRSLTDAMVRSLIEKGKTGKLKFKNGAGEAYEARILLVNPGTGELALEA, translated from the coding sequence GTGAAAACGCTGGTAATCGCGGAAAAACCCGATATGGGCCGCAACATCGCCTCGGTCATCGAGCCGAAAGCGAAAAACATGCGGAGTTATCTGGAGGGGGAGCGGTACATTATCACGTGGGCGATCGGCCACCTGATCGGACTGGCGGAGCCGGATCGTTACGACGACAAGTACAAAAAATGGAATTTCGGCGATTTGCCGATCATTCCGGAGCAGTTCAAGCTGCTGCCGAACCCGAAGACGAAGGATCAGCTTGCCGTTATCCGCGAGCTGGCTTCGCGCTGCGATTCGCTTGTGAACGCGTGCGACGCCGGGCGGGAGGGACAGCATATTTTTTCGTTGATTCGGCGGCATTTGGGGCTGCGGCAGCCGGTGCGGCGGCTGTGGATTTCCGACCTGACGGCCGAGACGATCCGGCGCGGGTTCGAGGAGCTGAAGGACGAGGCGGAGTACGCGAACTTGACCGAAGCGGCGCGGGCCCGGAGCGAAGCGGACTGGCTGATCGGGATGAACGGGTCGCGCGCGTTCACGACGAAGCATAACGAGCTGCTGTCGGTCGGCCGGGTGCAGACGCCGGTGCTGGCGCTTATTTACGATCGGCAAAAACAGATCGAGGCGTTCGATTCGATGAAGTTTTACGAGGTGGCCGGGCTGTTCGAGCAGGGGGCGACGTCTTACCGCGGCTTGTGGCAGGGCGACCGGATTCTCGATCCGGCGAAGGCGGAGGCGATCGCGGCCAAGGCGAAGGGCAAGACCGGCGCGGTCGAGAGCTACGAGGTCAAGGACACGAAGGAGTATCCGTTCAAGCTGTACGACCTGACGCTGCTGCAGCGGGACGCGAACGGCAAGTTCGGTTTTTCCGCGAAAAAGACGCTCGACGTCGCCCAGGCGCTGTACGAAAAGCACAAGGTCATCTCCTACCCGCGCACGAACTCCAACTACGTCAACGAGGAAAACATTCCGGAAATGCACCGCATCCTCGACTCGCTGCGCGGGGCGGACGACTACCGGGACTTCGTCGCGGGAGCGGACAAGCGGTTCGTGCACAAGGGGAACCGGGGCGTCTGCAATCCGGCCAAGGTCGAGGATCACCACGCGATCATGCCGACGATGAAGCGGGCCGGGGCGCTGAGCCCGGACGAGCGAAAGGTGTACGATTTGATCGTGCGGCGGTTCCTGTCGCATTTCTATCCGGCGGCGGAGTACAAGGTGCATACGGTGATGACGCTAGTCGAGCAGGAACGGTTCAAAACGACGATCAAGCAGCTGCTGTCGCTCGGCTGGAAGGCGCTGCTGCCGGACGGCGGCGCGGGCAAGGACGGCGGACGCAGCGGGAAAAAAGCGCGCGGCGGCGGCGGGGCCTCGGCGGGCGCTTCGGGCAGCGGGGACAAGGAGCAGGAGGAGCCGCTCGAGGAGACGGACGCTCCGTTCGAGCTGGACGCTTCGCAGCCTGTCTTGTGCGCCGACGCGGAAGCGAAGGAGAAGGAGACGCAGCCTCCGAAGCACTATACGGAGGGCACGCTGCTCAAGGCGATGGAAAGCGCGGGCAAGCAGATCGAGGACGACGAGCTGCGCGACGCGATGAAGGACTCGGGGCTCGGAACCCCGGCCACGCGCGCGGCGACGATCGAGCGGCTGAAGCAGGTCGGCTACATCGACATGCAGGGCAAGAAGATCGTCATTACGCCGAAGGGCCGCACCGCCGTCGAGCTTATCCGCGGCGCGGGCGTCGAGCTGCTCACCTCGCCGGAGATGACCGGCCAGTGGGAGAAGCGCCTGAACGAAATCGCCCGCGGCCAGGCGTCGGCGGAGACGTTCATGAACAACGTGAAGCGGTTCACGGTGCAGATCGTCGACAAGGTCCGCGTGCAGCCGCCCGCGGTCCGCACCGCCTTCGGGCGCGGCGAGGCTGGCGGCGTCGGCGGCGGTTCCGCGCCCGCGGGCGGCAAGTCGCGCCGGGCCGCGGGCAAGGCCGCCGGCGCGGCTGCGCCCGCCCGCACGCGCCGCCGCAGCGCGGTCGCGACAGCCGCGGCCCCCGCGCCGTCCGCCGCCCCTGCCGCGCCCGCCGTCATCGGCGCGTGCCCGCGCCCGGGCTGCGGCGGCCAAATCTTCATGGGCCGCAAAGGCTACGGCTGCAGCCACTACAAAACCGGCTGCTCCTTCGTCATCTGGAAGATGAGCTTCGGCCGCAGCCTCACCGACGCCATGGTCCGCAGCCTGATCGAAAAGGGCAAAACGGGCAAACTTAAATTCAAGAACGGCGCTGGCGAAGCGTACGAGGCTCGCATTTTATTGGTCAATCCGGGCACGGGTGAGCTGGCGCTGGAAGCTTGA
- the glpK gene encoding glycerol kinase GlpK, translating to MSQKYILAIDQGTTSSRAIVFDRQGRIVSTAQQEIRQYFPQPGWVEHDASEIWVSVLGVIASSLSQAEILPEQIEAIGITNQRETAVVWDRHTSRPIHHAIVWQSRQTQDICEELKRQGHEERFRGKTGLLIDPYFSGTKIKWLLDHVEGAREKAENGDLLFGTIDSWLVWKLSGGKVHVTDYSNASRTLLYNIHELAWDEELLDILGVPASMLPEVRSSSEVYGRTVKHHFFGNEVPIAGIAGDQQAALFGQACFEKGMAKNTYGTGCFMLMNTGDEAVRSEHGLLTTIAWGIGGRVEYALEGSVFVAGSAMQWLRDGLRMLKQTADSETYATRVSSSEGVYVVPAFVGMGTPYWDSEMRGAVFGLTRGTTKEHFVRATLESLAYQTKDVLDVMAVDSGLPLKGLRVDGGAVRNDFLMQFQSDLLGAEVERPVVNETTALGAAYLAGLAVGYWADKQEIADGWKLERTFRPAMPEVERDRAYAGWKKAVQAAMAFKP from the coding sequence GTGTCGCAGAAATACATTTTGGCGATTGACCAAGGGACGACGAGCTCCCGGGCGATCGTGTTCGACCGGCAGGGCCGCATCGTCAGCACGGCGCAGCAGGAGATCAGGCAATATTTTCCGCAGCCGGGCTGGGTGGAGCATGACGCAAGCGAAATCTGGGTATCGGTGCTGGGCGTGATCGCCAGCTCGCTGTCCCAGGCGGAAATTCTCCCCGAGCAGATCGAGGCGATCGGCATCACGAACCAGCGGGAGACGGCGGTCGTATGGGATCGCCATACGAGCCGGCCGATCCATCACGCGATCGTCTGGCAGTCCAGGCAAACGCAGGACATTTGCGAGGAGCTGAAGCGGCAAGGGCATGAGGAGCGCTTCCGCGGGAAAACGGGCCTGCTGATCGACCCTTATTTTTCCGGGACGAAGATCAAGTGGCTGCTCGATCACGTCGAAGGAGCCCGCGAGAAGGCGGAAAACGGCGATTTGCTGTTCGGCACGATCGATTCTTGGCTCGTCTGGAAGCTGAGCGGGGGCAAGGTTCACGTCACCGACTATTCCAACGCGTCCCGGACGCTTCTCTACAACATTCACGAGCTGGCCTGGGACGAGGAATTGCTCGACATTCTGGGGGTTCCGGCGTCCATGCTGCCGGAGGTGCGCTCTTCGTCGGAGGTGTACGGCCGGACCGTCAAGCACCACTTTTTCGGCAACGAGGTGCCGATCGCCGGCATCGCGGGCGACCAGCAGGCGGCGTTGTTCGGGCAGGCCTGCTTCGAAAAAGGGATGGCCAAAAACACGTACGGAACCGGCTGCTTCATGCTCATGAACACGGGCGACGAAGCCGTCCGCTCCGAGCACGGGCTGCTGACGACGATCGCCTGGGGCATCGGCGGCCGGGTCGAATACGCGCTGGAAGGGAGCGTATTCGTCGCCGGATCGGCGATGCAATGGCTGCGGGACGGCCTGCGGATGCTGAAGCAGACCGCGGACAGCGAGACGTACGCGACCCGGGTGTCGTCGTCGGAAGGGGTGTACGTCGTGCCGGCTTTCGTCGGCATGGGCACGCCCTATTGGGACAGCGAAATGCGGGGAGCCGTATTCGGGCTTACGCGGGGAACGACGAAGGAGCATTTCGTTCGGGCGACCCTGGAATCGCTGGCCTATCAGACCAAGGACGTGCTGGACGTGATGGCCGTCGATTCGGGCTTGCCGCTCAAAGGCTTGCGCGTGGACGGCGGCGCGGTGCGCAACGATTTTCTGATGCAGTTCCAGAGCGATCTGCTCGGGGCGGAGGTCGAGCGCCCGGTCGTCAACGAGACGACTGCGCTCGGAGCGGCGTATTTGGCCGGGCTTGCCGTCGGCTACTGGGCGGATAAGCAGGAGATCGCCGACGGCTGGAAGCTGGAGCGGACGTTCCGGCCGGCGATGCCGGAAGTCGAGCGGGACCGCGCGTACGCGGGGTGGAAGAAGGCGGTCCAGGCCGCCATGGCGTTCAAGCCGTAA
- a CDS encoding glycerol-3-phosphate responsive antiterminator: MNFRNQSVLPAARKVKDLEKLIKLSYEYIVILDTHISQIRPIVDLAKSHGKKPILHADLIEGLKNDEYAAEYLCQVVKPAGIVSTRAGVIGKTKQNGLLAIQRLFLLDTNALEKSYAMFERTKPDFIEVLPGVIPHIIAEVSERTGIPIFAGGLIRTVNDVEQALRAGASAVTTSNYELWKHFEPAGRKGEG; this comes from the coding sequence ATGAATTTCCGTAACCAGAGCGTATTGCCTGCTGCCCGGAAAGTGAAGGATTTGGAGAAGCTGATCAAGCTGTCGTACGAATATATCGTGATCCTCGACACCCACATCAGTCAGATCCGGCCGATCGTCGATCTGGCGAAATCGCATGGCAAGAAGCCGATCCTGCACGCGGATTTGATCGAAGGACTGAAAAACGACGAATACGCGGCAGAGTATTTGTGCCAGGTCGTAAAGCCGGCGGGCATCGTGTCCACCCGGGCCGGCGTCATCGGGAAAACGAAGCAGAACGGGCTGCTGGCGATTCAAAGGCTGTTCCTGCTCGATACGAACGCCCTGGAAAAAAGCTACGCCATGTTCGAGAGGACGAAGCCGGACTTCATCGAAGTCCTTCCCGGCGTCATTCCGCACATCATCGCGGAAGTGTCCGAACGGACGGGGATTCCGATTTTCGCCGGCGGCCTGATCCGGACGGTGAACGACGTCGAACAGGCGCTTCGCGCCGGGGCGTCGGCGGTAACGACGTCGAATTACGAGCTGTGGAAGCATTTCGAGCCCGCAGGGCGGAAAGGGGAAGGTTGA